Genomic segment of Andrena cerasifolii isolate SP2316 chromosome 16, iyAndCera1_principal, whole genome shotgun sequence:
ACGGTCAGCCCGAATCTGGCGTACTCTGCTCTGAGAGCTTCGGAGAAGCTCTTGATGTAGACCTTCGTCGCCGCGTAAACAGTCATCAGCGGCAGCGGCGCTAGCTCCGAGCCGGACGAGACGTTCACGATCGCACCTCTTCCGCGCTTCTCCATGTTACCGATGAGCAATCGCGTCATCATCGTCGTGGCCCCGACGTTAATGTTCACGATATCCCACAGCTCGTCCTCCGAAACCTCGCCGAGGAACATCGGATACGTGTACTGCATACCGACGTTGTTCACTGGGAAATATTCGATCAATAATTAGGCCCGCGCATCGGCAAGTATACGACGGGAACAATGGACGAGGGGAAGCACGGCTCGCGTTTAATGAGCCTGTTGCGGTGGAACTGAATAATGTTGAATAGTAGCTCGAGGCAAATAGAATGTTTCGGAGCCGTACGTGTAAATTTAACTGATTAAAATCAActtgaaagagagaaagaaaatagTTACAATAAACATAGGTCTTTGAACCGAAGCCGGCAAGACGTCCTCGAAAATTCCTTTCGTTTCACGAGTTTTATTATTCGGCTAATAATATCTTCCGACGGTTCCGATGTATCTTGTAGGAAGAAGCGAGCTGGACGACTGTGTAATCACCTAAGATTCCGACCGGCACGTCTTTCAGTTGCTCCGCGAGCTTTCCAAACACCTCCTTCCCCCTGCTGAAGTCCGCCACGATGATTCTCACTTCGATCTTCGGATTGTCCTGCAGAATCTCGTCCTTGGTAATTTCCAGCTTCTCCAGGCTTCGACTGATCAGCACCAGGTTTATCTTCCTAGCGGCCAACTCTTTGGCGTAAGCTTTCCCAATGCCGTCGGTGGAGCCAGTCACCACTGGAATTTCAATGACAACGCTCTTAAGGAAACGAAAGGGGAGGCAGGAAGGAAAGTTGCGCAGCAGTCGTCGCCTCTTACCTGCCCACTCGCCGAATTTTCGTTGCAGATCTATAGGTTTCGAGTCGACTATCGGTATCAGGATCTCCCATAGCGCGCTGATTATCTGGTCTACGTAGTTCATCAGCAACCACAGAAGAATCACGCCCGCCAGCAGCCACAGCGCTAGTTGCAGCATCATTTCCCTTAAACAGAGGCGCGATCCGATTCAAAAGCGTTGCGGAATCTCGGTGGACGGTTTTATCAATACGACCACGCAGAGGCTTGTCTCGCAGACGAGTGTTCGCTGCTCGTGCGATCTCAGCTTATCGCTAGAATTATTCGAGGCTCGCTTGGAGGAGGCACTCTTCCACAAGTGGCAAGTGACGGAAGAAGTCGCTGGAATCTGTCGACTCTGCGCGAGGAGGTCAGTCGAGAGTGAGGAATGCAATTCGCTCGGGCCACCTTCGGTTTTCTAAAATTAATTGGGGGATCGCTCTATCGGTCTTTGGATGGAACGGCGACGTTCGTCTAATGATTCCCTCGAGAAGCTCGGGATAAAGTGAAAGCTGGTCGTGCGTTACCTAAGTTCGTCGGGAGTTTTCGTGTCTTTTGCGTGCGAGCGGAATAATTCTCAGACATTCAGCGCTCAAGGTTGCGGCATATCTCGTCGCGTTTCCTCTTCGCCCCCTTTCCTCTCGGCGGTTTCCTCCTGGCTCCTCGAATCTCCGCGGCGACTCGGCGTACTCTGGACGGATGGTCCGTCGACGAAGTCCAAAGCGAGACTAAAGGAACCAGTGGCTGCGGGACGGTGCAAATGGCGACCGAAGGTGAAGCACTTTCTCTGGCAGTCGAATAGGCCACGAGGCCACGAATGACTAGGGTGGGACCTTTGTACGCGCGCGTCGTGCGGAATGATAGAGTCAGCGGCTTGCACCCGCGCTTCTTCGCTAATCGAACGCGCGAACCTTGCCGTCGACGACGCTAACGCTCGGGAGCCCTGCGACCAAATGCCGCGAGGCAATTGCTGTTCGCTCGAAATCGTCGCATGCCACGAGTAGCGTTATTTAATCTAGGAGATCCTTCGATAGCCATTTTTCGCTGGCCGAAGAACGAGGGGGCAGGGTTACGTGCTGACGAGGATCAAGCTTCAGCAGAATGCGCCGAAGTGTCGCGATAATGTCGCAAAGCCCGCTCGGCCCGGTTGCTACCTGCCGCAGAATTTCGTGGCATTTTTTCTTCCCGCATTCGGGAATGCTTCCCAGTGGGGGGAAAGGGCAAATCTCGGTGGACGGCGTAAGAGGTGGCTCTGCTACACCTGCCGGGCGCAGTTCGTGCACCTGGTGTTTAAAGTTTCTGCGGAGCAGAAAGTGGGAAAGGTGAAGAAGGAAGGGCGACGGTGCTCGCTGCTGAAGGAACGAAGATGAAATGCACGGAGGCGCGCGCAGCTTCTTTCACTTGGACAAACCGCCACCACGTTCCATTCTTATGTCAGAGGGTCCCCGAGGCAAGGCAATAGCTGCCTGACCATCGGCTTGGCCGACTGGAGCCTGTTCACGAAACTGTACCGTGGATCGCTGGTGTTTCAAGTGACTCAGTATCAACGATCGGGAATCGACGATCGCTAGGAGTTCGGCCAGAAGAGCTGCTTCCTCCCGGGAGGGCCATTTCTGTCGGGCTTGGAGAGGATCTCGATGAATTTTTGGGAGCACGTTGGGCCGCTCGAGAACGCACGCCTGGAGGTCAGCCGATGGAGCGTGCCACGTAGATTTTGACGACGTATGGACCGAGGCTCCACTTCGAAACACGTGAGTTTCACTCATCTTTGGATGGTATCGAGGACAGTGGTCCGCAACGGTTCTCCGCTTGGACGGTTCGCTTTAAGCGTCCACTGTGGCTTGATAGTCGTCATCGATACGTGATTTTTTGCGTCAGAGACACTGATAAGCCTAGGGTTTATCTCGGATTTGTTGCGATTCAAGGATAAGGTCAGATAGGACGAATAGCCGATGCCATTGCGTAACGTGGAATAGGAGACTTTAGTGGCGGTGCTGTTCGTGACTCGACTCCTCCACTGTTGTTGACACGTTGAacttttaacactattcctaccacgaccggtcaaatgaactttcttaaaatttcgattagaatttcctatgtacaacgtaattgaatcgcctttaaacttcgcgacttttcctcaaatatacgtatgtacatgatacACTTCTGAATAAAGAAActgtatttttatactgtcaagttggctattatcttcattccatattaaaaaatataagttgtgctaaagaccggtcatttgaggtaggaataggtatacgtgaagtgtcggtaggaatagtgttaatgtTCTTCGTTTTGGTGGTGAGATTTTTTGCTGAAGTCTTGAGTGGTACCAGAGGTTACTTCGCAGCAGAAGATCATCGGGGCTGGTGGATTCTCCTGCAGACAGGCCGCGATTCAGCATGCTAATGTGTCTACCGCTTGTTCCATTCATTAGGGCTTGGCCAAGGCCAGCTTCGGAGTTGGGTTCACGATCGATCAGGCGAGTTCTGAATATCAATGAACGCTCGTGGATGTTGCGAGGGTTTCATTGACTTTACTGGCACGAGAATCGCGTTCCTACATTGAGATTGAGAATTTCAGAAGTAACTTAGAATTTCAGAAGTAACTGGAAGTAAGCTACAGTCTTCCGTACCCTTAAAATTTCCCCAGAATTTACAGAAATACTGTATTTCGAAATAAGAGACACACGGATTGTATTTATCTGTTCGGCACGCAATGGCGGtgtttattttgcaattatcTTCGAACGAAATTGCCAGTTTCGCGATATAAACCGATACTGTTATCGCGGCTCGTTCGTTGCGCTCAAGCATTTCGCGCGGCGTTACGAATTTCTATTTAAAAGCTGAATGATGTCAGTCACGATTTAAAGATATCGAGCTGGGAACAGGGTTTCCCTTCGCCGGATGGATTTCCATACTTTGCTGGGAAACGCAGGCCTCGAAGGATCGCTGACCTTAAATCGCCGCGAGTGGAATATCGCCTGCTTTATCAAAGGAAAGGTCTGTTCTACATATCCAGATGTCAAACGTACCGTACGCCGCCCATTCAGAACCGGCTTTAAAGGACTTCAATTGGAACAGAGCACGAAACGGAGACGGCCGACCTGATTATCACGGCTCCTCCTTTCCGTCCGCGGTGCGAAACGTTCGTCTACGCTCGAACAGCTCCATCAATATCCTCATTTCATTGGACAGTTTTCCACTCGACTAGTAATCTATCTAATTCGGATTCCACGATAAGCGAGCGAGTTGACATCAATAACGCTTAATCGGAAGACCTCGCTCGGTTACTCGTATTTCATAACCCAACGAAATCGATTCACGATGCTTCGTTTCTCTCGCTATCATTTTTCAAGGGGCGTGCAAAACAATTCTGCGGCGCATTAAGAAATCGCGGAGGAAAAGCTGGTATCGTGGCCCCCTGCTGGTAATTCGGCGCCTcgagatttttaaaatacaagaaaaattaaaaccgacttcaagaaaataagaaagacactgaaaagtaaaaagataagatttttccttatttaatctatgactctcaatttttaaatctggcgccgacttaaaaaattgagagtcatagattaaataaggaaaaaccttatttttctactttttcttcagtgcatttttatttattcgaagtcggttttaattttttttaaattcgttttattttttactctttAGTTACTTAAGTtatattactatttttattaaaaaaaatatatgcgaAGGCCTACAAAAAGAGATGCTTGTAAAATATAGAActtgataataataacaatgaaacagatttcttatttttggtgcaACTTCAAAAGTGctgaatcgattttgataattctttctcctcgACCTTGTCTGAttgaagccaaactaaatgcaataagattcgcgaaaatcggtccagtaggtacggagaaattcgcggacaaacacaATACGTACCAACgcatcgaactgagaacctctttctttttcaactcggttaataaaaaataaaatattcctcATTCATTTGCTTTTGATCTCTGATATCtccaaagaattattttttctgatttttgcAAGAGGGTCATACCACCCTCGCTTTCGTAGGAGCGCCGAAAATGACATTGTTTTcataatatatgttaaattcGATTAAATCATTTTTCTTCTGCTTCCACCTTTTATCACACATAGCATTATTAGTTTATCTACATTTTAAGCAAACATTTAAAGCCGTTTAAATTACGAATCAGATCTTAAGATATATAAACCTGAGGCATATCACCAACCCTTTCCTTTACTCGCTGTAAATTTTCGCTGTAAATTTGAAGTTTTCCAGTCGATGCGTACATTTCCACGACTTCGCAGGAAGCATCGGTGAATCGCGgcatttcatcgcgaaagtaattcAATGTCCCTGGTGGATGGGAAGGACGATGACAGGATGCCGCGTTTGGGGGATGGCTTTCCTGCTCCTGAACGTACCCTTCGCAAGGGCGAGCGTAGCAGGTGATCGTACCTTGAGCGACGAACAGAGGAGGTCCTCGGAGGTGGAGAGCCTCCGTTACTCTTGCACGGGGCCGAACGCTTTGGCGAGGTCGGCTCTGGTGGAGCGCCAGGAGAGGTTGCAGTACAACTGCGAGGAGATCCTCGGCGACGTGGAGAACGAAGTCTCGAGCCCGGAATCCCTGAGGAATATCCTCGTGGACGAGCAACACGAGCTGCTCTACTGTTACGTCCCGAAGGTAAGGAAGTGGAACCGCGCTGTTTCTTCCACGTTGCCAGCAACCACTTTGCCGAGAACTGGATGAACCGCGGCACGATTAAACGCTTTATTGCTGACGCATCAAGGACTGGCACTTCTGAATCGCGACGAGGAAAGAAAGGGGGCATTAATGCGTACAATTGCTCGCAAACCAATCATGATTCTGAAGAGTGGGAGGATGGTAGCATAAAATTTAAAGCACCTCTTGGCCTCTGAATAAAATTCAACGCCGCGCGCGAAAaggggagaggaaaaaatatatttacaccAGCTTCTTGATAGATTCCGAAGagtttcataaataatttaaacacGAAGTCTCTAATTAAAGTATCCGTGCGAAGTTTCTCCTGAAGTTTCTACGGTTCTTCTACTAGTTACTTTCTTAATGCCAGCTGCGATTAAGGATCGGATAAAACATTAGCGTGCAACATTGAAAGAATCTGAAAGCTTTCGTCCTCCTTTCACGCCTAAAATGCTCGGCTCCTTTTATCAGGTCGCCTGCACGAACTGGAAACGAGTTCTGATGGTCGCCACAGGGAAGTGGCCAGGTAGCGATCCTCTGGAGATACCAGCGGACCGGGCTCACTCTCCAGGCAACTTCCAGAGGCTCAGCAATTACACGTTGCCGGAGATAGAACGAATGCTAGCGACCTACGATAAGCTGATAGTGGTCAGGCACCCTTTGGAGCGACTTCTGTCGGCGTACAGGAACAAGCTCGAGGCGAAACACCAGAGTTCCAAGTACTTCCAGGCTCGTTTCGGGAAGAAGATCGTCAAGGTACCCATCGATACTAGCGCACCGCGACGTGGCAGGGACTCACGGACGTTTATTAAATGAATTCCCGTTCGGCAGAGGTACAGGCCGAACGCGACCGAGGCGTCGCTGAGGAACGGCGACGACGTGACGTTCCGCGAGTTCGTCGAGTTCGTCACGGACGAGTCGTCGAACGAGACGCGAAACGAGCACTGGAAGCCGATTTACGAGCTCTGCCAGCCGTGCCTAGTTAATTACAATCTGGTGAGCAAGTACGAGAGCCTGGCGGAGGACGCGACGGAGGTTTTGGAGCGGATGGGCGCCGAGTCGGTGATGTGAGTAGTATCGAAACGACGCGGCGGATCGGCGTTTAATTTGCGGTAGTGccgttaattaattttacagcTTTCCGGCGAAGCCAGCGAACAGAGAGCCGACCGCGAAGAAG
This window contains:
- the LOC143377629 gene encoding inactive hydroxysteroid dehydrogenase-like protein 1, producing the protein MMLQLALWLLAGVILLWLLMNYVDQIISALWEILIPIVDSKPIDLQRKFGEWAVVTGSTDGIGKAYAKELAARKINLVLISRSLEKLEITKDEILQDNPKIEVRIIVADFSRGKEVFGKLAEQLKDVPVGILVNNVGMQYTYPMFLGEVSEDELWDIVNINVGATTMMTRLLIGNMEKRGRGAIVNVSSGSELAPLPLMTVYAATKVYIKSFSEALRAEYARFGLTVQHLTPFFVSTKMNAFSDRLQVSNIFVPNATTYAKNAIITLGKMDSCTGYWGHGIQKLLTTFAPVQIRTKVGLFLNMGFRKDYFEQKRST
- the LOC143377626 gene encoding carbohydrate sulfotransferase 11 isoform X1, producing MDRGSTSKHFSSRCVHFHDFAGSIGESRHFIAKVIQCPWWMGRTMTGCRVWGMAFLLLNVPFARASVAGDRTLSDEQRRSSEVESLRYSCTGPNALARSALVERQERLQYNCEEILGDVENEVSSPESLRNILVDEQHELLYCYVPKVACTNWKRVLMVATGKWPGSDPLEIPADRAHSPGNFQRLSNYTLPEIERMLATYDKLIVVRHPLERLLSAYRNKLEAKHQSSKYFQARFGKKIVKRYRPNATEASLRNGDDVTFREFVEFVTDESSNETRNEHWKPIYELCQPCLVNYNLVSKYESLAEDATEVLERMGAESVIFPAKPANREPTAKKLEKYYSTLTYKQLRKLADLYKLDLRLFDYSLEDVLGFSLA
- the LOC143377626 gene encoding carbohydrate sulfotransferase 11 isoform X2, whose protein sequence is MGRTMTGCRVWGMAFLLLNVPFARASVAGDRTLSDEQRRSSEVESLRYSCTGPNALARSALVERQERLQYNCEEILGDVENEVSSPESLRNILVDEQHELLYCYVPKVACTNWKRVLMVATGKWPGSDPLEIPADRAHSPGNFQRLSNYTLPEIERMLATYDKLIVVRHPLERLLSAYRNKLEAKHQSSKYFQARFGKKIVKRYRPNATEASLRNGDDVTFREFVEFVTDESSNETRNEHWKPIYELCQPCLVNYNLVSKYESLAEDATEVLERMGAESVIFPAKPANREPTAKKLEKYYSTLTYKQLRKLADLYKLDLRLFDYSLEDVLGFSLA